TCATATCTCCATCATCAACTTTCAATAAGAATAATTTGCAATGGTCAACTTGAACATATCACAGTTTCCTTTCTTCTTGAATCACTGATGCGGAACTCAACTTGAACCAACCTGGCTCTAATACCACGTGAAAATATACAAAAAATGAAACTTATTGAATGATTTAAAATGGGCTTAAAAGATaagtaaaagagaaaaaagaacaCACGGATTTATAGTGATTCAAACAATTAATGTCTACATCCACTATAACATACATACTTCCATTACATAAGCcgattataaattatatttcttcATCTCACAAGATAAATTGCAACAATTTACACTTACACTTTCCTCGATAAAAATCTATAACACTCACAAGTTGAGTTTAGAAAGAACTAAAATTTTCTCAATTTAATTTGGTGGATAGCTTGTGTTTATAATGATGTATAAATCTCACTTTTTGTTGGGTCTCAGTATCCCTTCTCCTTTTATAATACGAAAGATGTGCATTTCTAAGACTTTATTAAATGCCCATAAATGCACATTTACATTTCCAAAGCTTCATAAATACCATGCGTCTATCTCTTAGTTCATTAACTAAGATTCTCATTTCTCTAGGCTCCCATTTtcctaaattttcatttttctaaGTTTACATTTCTCTATGTTtcctaaattttcatttttctaaGTTTACATTTCTCTATGTTTATCTCCCAACCCAACAATATgaacttaaattaaaatatttagatttatttagtaACAAAACTTAtatcatatatattataatgcaggatttgtttatttatttcataaaaaataagaaatttttaaaTGCAGATGTGTACATTAATCATTCAAATTTATATTAGTAAAAACTTTATAAATCattcaaaattttcatatttagagagaaatcttcaaatctttcaattattttcttattacctTTTATTATGTAATAAGCatacaaaaaaatattaataaaaaactatAAGCAATAATGGGAAGTTTGATATGAGCAACAATAGAAAGTTTGGCCatctataaaaataagaaaaaactaAATATTAGTGTAAATGCAAACTACATAAATCAAACTTTTTTTAAAGCTTTGTTCATAGGTCTCTAAGAATACATTAATAAATAGAGCAACAAAAGATACATAGACTATTATAAAAAAGAGCAAAACTTTGACCCAATCAAGGGCTGGTTTcggtttagaattaaaaaattcgatttgatttacgaatcaaattgaattagttTAATATATAATAGTTTAGAAACAGCTTCAGTTTCTTTATGGTGATTTCAATTCCGATTCAATTTTACAATGGttagaattatattataatttgtatCAATTTCGATtccaattaaattcaaattctaaACAGACAATCCATttcatttagaaaaaaatttaaaagttaaaaaatttaaataaaattaaataaaatataaagaaataaatataaactttaaatattattgaattgatATTTAATAAGAAAATGAATTTAAGATCAATAAGAGGACAATAGATGATCACTagaaatctaaataataaaaagaaactaTTTATTGAAGAACATTTTTGCCTATATAATTAGAGAGAGTAATAATTGACAACTTTACATGATTAAGAAGTTACTTTTGGAGGAAATCCTTCTATTTTCTTCCTATCTTAAAAAACAATAATTATATGTAGATAGATAAACAAAGAATTTAAACTTTAATCGTCTTGATGATGTCTAAAGTAAGATTGCAATAGTCCCTAAATTTATTGTTTTGTTCAGTCAAGGGTGATGCTCCCTTGAATCCATCTTCACAAGCCTTTGAAGTGGTCATAGCTTCAGTGAGTTTTACCTCGACATCAGCATAAGCTTTTTCATTCAAAGCTGCTGTGGAGTTCTTAAGCTCGTCCATTGCAGCTTTGTATATACTAGCGCATTTTGTTAGGCTCTCCTGAGCAGTAGAGGCTTCGCTCATCAACATTTGGGCAATTTGCTCGCTTACATCACCTCCTACACGTGTTGTAGCCGCTAGTGACGCTTTGACAAATCCCTCCATATCTGTTGCAGTGCTTGTTCCTAACGCGGTTTTGCATAGCTCCTTCACTGAGGTTAATTTATCACAAGTTTGAGTTGCCAAATCTGAGGCTTGGTGGGTATGAACTACAAGAAGATTAACAAAGAAGAAGATTAAGAAAAACATTGTTAATTTCTTTTTGATATAAATACAAGTGAAACAGTTGAGATGGCTTGTGGTCTTATGGCGCCATTTATATAGTTTGATGATGATGctaattaaagatttttttttgttttttttggtTAAGCTCTTATTCTCGAGAGAAGATCTTCACCATGCAAATCCAAACTAATACCACATAATTAGTTTTTCTGGTCTTTTATTTGATCCGAATTAGATGTTGGAAGTTTTGAACATTTTCATCAAATTctatatcaatttttatttggctaaatatatattttttacaccTCTATActatttcatattaattaacCCATTAAAAATCTGAACCTAAGcttacaaaaatttaatatttaaacgaAAATTAACCATActattagtatttttttaaaaaaaaaatttcaatttatttctgTCCACACCCGAAATTTTGCTTATTCaactttaaattttcataaaataataaaattatattcatctaattttatcaatttaaaaaaatttagagcaTATAGAGcaaaacttaaaatataatcAGCAACTTATatgatcaattttaattttattttctaataactTATTGATAATATGGCTAATTTGTGTTtaatcattataatttttataaattcaggTATTGAATAGGTTACAATTTTAGTTCAATCATTTAATAGATTAATCCTAATTAGTATAGGGGTATAAGTATATGTTCAACCATTTTTATTTTGGCCAGATACAAATTTGCAcctctaaattttatttaaaaactttgtGACATCCTAAActttgaaaacattttattacacacctaaattattcaaaagtATAATTAAGATGACTTTACAATTAGTACATGGTAATATAGACTATAAGATATATATCCACAATGCTCGAATTGTTGCATAGTTTCACCATTAATAGTCAATaacctaataataataaaaaaattttactatttagtcattatagttgtaatacccggctagatcccgaCGTCGGAATTCCTGCTTTCCGGCGGGCTTACCGTTGGTATTgggaattcaaggatgtcggAGGGtactagaagggtaaaagaaaggttttctacaatgttttttaatgtttttcaccattactgcctgactgaacaatcctggcaatctttactaactctgggtcctcgtgctgtttctgagtcaCCTGCtcgatcctagcgccggtagcggtctgattttcgggtcgttacaatagtatggcaaaactcattagttaatatctctattttgaaaaattgcattaaaatatttctaatattttaaaaaatttactaattagtccatccgttaattttagttattaaatattataaaaattctaaaatgcTCCTGATATAGGGATtaactaatagattttttaaaattctgaaggactaactaataaatttttcaaaattatagggACTAAACAATAAAATATGAAGGGCTAAAATTAGCGGAAAGATTAATtgatagactttttaaaatattctagacattttaatgtatttttcaaaatagatGAATCAACTAGTAAATTTTATCATGTCATAGTAAGTAATTAGTATTTCTTCCTAGTAATAGTTATATAtaatgtataaattttaaattagaactCAACCCTATATTTTCTACATTAAAAATAATCTTctctttgaaatttaaatttgtcTAAAAATGCTATAGAAGATTCACACTATCTACTAATTGGAATTCTAAGATCATTTTAATTCCACTTTTAAAGTTCATGGAtgtaatggaatgtttttacaGTTTAGAGTGTCATGAGATTTTTTCTATGAAATTTAGAGGTGCAAATATGTATTctgcctttttattttttttcaataaattattaataatatgtcTAATTTGTGTGTAATtaatcattataatttttataaatttatatattaaataggtTATCATTTTGATTAAGTGTTTAATGggttaatttcaattaattttttgattaaGTGTTTAATGggttaatttcaattaatataGGGGGTGGaagtttatattttgtttatttcaAATGGTTGAAGTGCACCCTTACATTCACCAAGACATCTCAACATAGCCAACATGTCCCAACCTGATCCAACCATCCCCATCACATCACTATCTTCTCCACCCAGCACTCAATTCAACCCTAACCTGGTTAAATGAAGTCCCATTGAACCTTATAAAACACCGGACACTAATGGCTCATCCATTATAGTTCATTTTTTCAATTACCAAATGGCATATGACCAATAAAATTCTCAACTCCTATAAATTGTTTTCTTCCACAGCTAAAGCTTTAAAAGACCTACACTATGATCACTTTATCACAAAACATATTCTACCATCTCTAAGTCACCACTTGTGTTATTACATAACATCTCATGATAATTGATAGAAAGAAGCTAAGAATGTTGATATCCCTACTCTAATGCAaatgaggatttgagagtttgtTCCTCGTAATGTTTCTGTTTCTTAGAGTATTATAGAGGTAAGCAATATtcagtttaaatcgaaaaaattgactaaattaaattaatttaaaaattcgatttgattttttatttatttcaattcgatttaatttttaattttaaaaatttcgattatttcagttcgattcaattttaattagaaaaaattataaaaaatcaaatcgatccgattagtgataataatatattattttcaatgatatagagagattaaatcaaggttaaaatattctaattaaatattaaaatattaaaaataaaaaaaaattattaaagattCAAACCGATCAAATTGAACTAAATCGAATCCaatcagaccgattcgattcaatttaatttttaatcaaaatcaattcggttcaattttcataaatactaaaattttgattttcgatttattcgattcggtttgattttaaacataaccgaccaaatgctcacccctaaagtATTATTAGTTGATACAAAGGTGTATCGCAACAAGCAAAAGGCTTGATAGCACTATCGATTGTTATAAGGATAATCTTGTAGCAAAAGTTTTCAATTAACGGCTAGGTATTGGCTTTATAGAGACATTGTTCCAGTTATTAAATTGAAAACTCTATATTATTCCCTCATTATTGTTACACATGGATGGCTTATTCTGATTGTTTCTAAAagatttttgcatgaaaacatataAGATAATATTTATATGGCTTACCCACAAGATTATGTTGATAGTTAGTTTAATTATGTAAATTGTGAACATCATCTTGTAGCCTATGACAGGCTCTAAGGCAATGGTACCAAAAGGCTCAAATGGCTATCATACAACAAAAATTCTCCACATCTTAGGCTAAACAATAACTTTAAGTGTAATGATTTATAggccttttttcttatttatgttGATAACATTATTCTCAAAATAATTGTTCATCTTTCTTGTTCACTACTATTCAATCcttaaaaaagaattttttatgGTGCATGATTTGCTTTTTATTGATTAGTTTCTTGACATTGAAGTCacttgatgagttgcaaaactcacaatttttttctcatttaattccttgattttactgtaattttgatataaatatttaattttaatttgaatttaattttggacaggtttgtgagcagaagttgagaaaaggaagtaaaaaggctgaattaaaggattttttatactGAGTGGCTACGACCTTAACCAAACCTATAACTCGAGGCGACGgagagataagatagattttgcacctaagcaaggataagatcagcttcaaagtggagtcaaattgaatcaaactcaataagataatgatagagataagatagggataatagattttattttaaattttatctttttgtggcTATATAAAAGCTCCTAGCATTCAACCTGAAAAATCATATTATACCTCACTCTCGTTTCCTCTCTTACTGCCCcaatcttcttctccttttacttaatttttataattttattatgggcATGAGTGACTAAACAATCTATTTTCAGTGAAGGTGAATTTAAATTGAGGTTTGCTTAAGTTGTAAGGTTATGCActtaattctcttcatcttatttctatttttttgtcaatttctgatttcgaggaacaccaccttcattgttgttttcttgagaattcaagagaCCTATTGAATCTCTTAGGAAAATAACTTATCGCTAATTAATCtgattaaatccgtaattgtttaattgggttaataacaagtagtaattaacatattagtttatgttaagaaatcgacagatttgatttaaataaaatgcgtgtttttattaatcaagtttgggttcttctctcttaatgcagttgactaattaaatctacacgcgttggggttgttagttgtctagaaattaatttaaacgtgaagcagattaatttattcataagaaaGAATTGGTGGAATTCGTgttttgaccactataaccaaacaatagataataacatgaattatttttcagctgaaagttttaattgattatttatttctcaattttcaattacattatttattttatttttattgacttGTCGAAGATAAaaccattttcataaaaaaaattctcattctcactttttgaattaaactattattttattttaaattggtaatctaaattaaaaaagattaaggtctctgtgggatcgatatTCACTTACCTTGTCTACAAGTTCTTATCAATTGagaaaagggaagtaaattttaaattgacggattcgacaccCGTCATCACTTAAACTATAGATGGTCTTTTACTTATATAATTGAcaatagaaaaaattactattttgtCCCTATGATATAGAGAAACTCACTAGTTGGtctctgaattttaaaaaatgcattaaaacgtccctaacattttaaaaagtctactagttagttcCTTTATTAGTTTTAGCCGTTAAGCATTaacaaaaaagtctaaaatgccCTTGATACGAAAGGaataattagtaaactttttagaaatctaagagacaactaataaaattttcaaaactataagaattaaatagtaaaatacttaCGGCAAAATTAACGAATAGACTaactagtaaaatttttaaaatattagagacattttaatgcatttttaaaaatcaagggACTAAATAGTGAATTTTCTCATActagagactaaatagtaattttctctTAAAAGTATTAATGATGTCCTTTGCAAAGCAAGTATGGAGAATTATAATGGTAACTTAATACCTTTATTTTCACCAACACATTTGAACTCACGTTCATGACACCTAGTCGAGGATCCTTATCTATGCCAAAGTATAGTTGGTGGAAATATCTTTCCTTCAATAAACCATATTTAGCCTATGTCATTCAGAAAATCTCTCAATACTACATGATCAAAAGGAGTCATAATAGCAAGCTGTAAAATGCATCCTTCATTATTTAAAGTCAATGGAAGTTATAagattattaattttcaaatggCTAATTGGTCTTAAAAACCAAACCTTTGCATAGTTGACGATTTTATCTTAACGTTTCAATTTTGGcaaattagtttaaaatatgaaatttttaaaaattctatcataatttgaaattttgaatgGGAATAGTATGTCATTGTTAACTTGGTTTGACAAGTTgcattttaaaatattgaatgTGGAGCCTATAATGACACATAAGCAATTTTGGTTAGTTACATGTGGTTAGGTTAAAAATAACCatggtaaaaaaattatatttaagtttaagaaataaaaaaaaaaatttcctacTTCATCTAATCGCTCGGAATGAACTATGACGATTAGAAATAGAGAGGGTAGGAGAGAAGAATGCCCTACAATTGTATCTTTTGGCTAGATTCACATTGACTGATGATGTAAGAAGGCAGAGCATCTTTAGTGTATGATAAGCTTTCGAGGTGCAAGATCGTGGTGAGTGGTCCACCATAAAGGTGGTTCACAACTTTACAAACATAATTAGAAACAAAGGAGGACAATGGGTTCTTGATTCATAGAAAAGGATCAAAGCATGAAAgggtaaatattttatttatttatttatgcatATGATAATAAAGAACTATTTAGACTctatcaggagttttaaccaatattgtTTAGTATTGATTTATTTGCTGATCTTaactgattctagggatataatttgatttgattagaatctttaattatctctataattattatttgattatttgctttctgtttaaatataattatttatgtataaatagtcttgtaaaccaattgtaaagatcaagagtgaaatataaaaatattcaaaattctcccaaaattcttccaaaattcttcatggtatcagagtcttttccttatttttaggtctaaattcaaattttcctctttagggtttcaaaaccctagatctacctTTTTTGGTACTAACTTATTTAGGAGCCTCATCACTTCCCGACGCGTGACCCATTGCCTGTCGCTGCTTCGCCGGTCCGATCACTCCGGCGACGATTCCGACCATCTTTTCGACCTTCCCGAGTCGTTACCCGATTTTTTTGGTAAATCGATTGGGCTCTCTTGTGCATACAACCTTGGGTACCTCCTATTTTTTCACGGTTCATAAATCTTTACtatggcagaaggtaaaagggtctTGATTCCTAACTCTGATAATCCTTCCTTGCAAATTAGTCCCATAAAACTTGATGGAACCAATTATCTTGCTTGGTCAAGGTCTTGTTTGTTGTTTATTAAGGCTAGAGGACTGCAGGGCTATGTTATTGGTAATAAAAAGCAACCGGATGAGAGTGATCCATATTTTCCTCAATGGGACTCGGATAATTGTCTTGTTATGACATGGTTACTTAACTCTATGCAACCTCATATCTCTAAGTCCTATTTGTTAATTGATACTGCTATAAAAATATGGAAGGCTTTGTCCTTAACTTATTCCAAGATTGGGAATGATGcccaaatttatgatattcgAAATAAGATCATGGTACTAAGCAAGGAGAAATTACTATCTCCCAATTTTATTCTGAGTTATGTGGCTTATGGCAGGAACTTGATTACTATCAAGACTTCCAGGCAGACTGCACTGGAGATGCAGTCAAATTTTGGAGAATGATTGAAAAGAAGGGGGTCTATGATTTTCTTGCAGGGTTGAATAATGAATATGATCCAATTTGGATCCAAGTGTTGGGAAGAAATCCTTTTCCTTCTCTAGAAGAGACCCACACCCATGTTCAACAAGAGGAAAGTCGTCGACATGCTATGCTCTATACTGCACCAGTTGAAAAGACTGGGTTAACTACTAGTTTGAGCACACCACAACCTCCTACTTCTGAGAAAGATCACCTATACTGTGACTATTGTGGGAAACCGAGGCATACCAAAGAGACTTGTTGGAAGTTACTTGATCGTCCCACTAGAGGTTGTGGATGAAAACGAGGCACCTCCATAAATCAAGCTAATTTAGCAGAAACTGTGGAGGAGCCCTTTAAAGAGACAACAACGATTGAGTTCCTTTCCCCTAATGAACTTCAGAGTCTCAAGCGCCTCTTATCTCATATTGACACCTCTTCATCCTCTAGTGCtacatctaactttgtaaagtcaggtaatgcttcatcttttaataatgttccatggattatcgattctAGTGCGAATAGACTTATGACAGGCTcttctaaaggctttctcaattattctccttctctaaccaaagatagtgtcagaattgctgatggctcttttactcccatatccagaacaggttctgttatttgcacatccaacattaaattatcatctatccttcatgtttcccacttttctgtcaaccttttatctgtcagtgctatcaccaatgcccttaactgtaaaattgaattctttcctgatcattgtgttatttaGGATCTTCGCACAAggaagaggattggcaatggtaggctgcatgatggcttatacatgttggagggtgatccaggttcttcaatatctcaagcctgttttggagaaaataaggatgttaatcaggaaataatacagtggcataggcggttagggcatccatcattttttgtcttagaaaaactttatcctaatttgtttgctaAAACTCAGTTTGGCTctttattttgtgatgcttgtgagtatgctaaacacactgGAACATCatatcctttgagtcataataaaagtcaaattccttttacaactattcattctgatgtttggggacctactcaaactgtctccttatctagtaatcgatggtttgtcacctttattgattgttgcactcgaatgacttgaGTCTAtctgattaaagctaaaagtgatgtctttttTTGTTTTCCATTCTTTTATAAGATgttttgtactcaatttgatattaaggtgaaaattttgataactgacaatggaagagaatacatggatagtagcttttctacttatttggagagtaatgggataatacactagactagttgtccttatactagtgctcaaaatggcgttgctgagagaaaaaataggcatctattggaggtagctcgatctcttatgttcaccatgaatctacccaaagcatattggggagatgcaatcCTTGTATCTGCTTACCTTAtaa
The genomic region above belongs to Manihot esculenta cultivar AM560-2 chromosome 3, M.esculenta_v8, whole genome shotgun sequence and contains:
- the LOC110611536 gene encoding uncharacterized protein LOC110611536, which encodes MVGIVAGVIGPAKQRQAMGHASGIHTHQASDLATQTCDKLTSVKELCKTALGTSTATDMEGFVKASLAATTRVGGDVSEQIAQMLMSEASTAQESLTKCASIYKAAMDELKNSTAALNEKAYADVEVKLTEAMTTSKACEDGFKGASPLTEQNNKFRDYCNLTLDIIKTIKV
- the LOC110611535 gene encoding uncharacterized protein LOC110611535, whose protein sequence is MAEGKRVLIPNSDNPSLQISPIKLDGTNYLAWSRSCLLFIKARGLQGYVIGNKKQPDESDPYFPQWDSDNCLVMTWLLNSMQPHISKSYLLIDTAIKIWKALSLTYSKIGNDAQIYDIRNKIMELDYYQDFQADCTGDAVKFWRMIEKKGVYDFLAGLNNEYDPIWIQVLGRNPFPSLEETHTHVQQEESRRHAMLYTAPVEKTGLTTSLSTPQPPTSEKDHLYCDYCGKPRHTKETCWKLLDRPTRGCG